A region from the Flavobacterium enshiense genome encodes:
- a CDS encoding OmpA family protein yields MKKYVFLLLIGFITKTFSQEKFSVYFDFDIYEVNQDSNQKLGDWMLKNKNAEILKIYGYCDSLGSHDYNDKLALHRANFVLNALRSNGMLLTDKLEVKGFGKRFEQSKIQADNRRVDIYFQLKEEKLSSKITQMRVGDKLRLKNLNFYNRSGVVLPRSEPVLAELLEIMKQNPKLKIEIQGHICCQPEGDVEDISTLRCKTVYNYLIENGIEKNRLSYKGFGSTRPLYPIPERNEFEKDENRRVEIQIIEN; encoded by the coding sequence ATGAAAAAGTACGTGTTTTTATTATTAATCGGTTTCATAACCAAAACCTTTTCACAGGAAAAATTTTCAGTCTACTTTGATTTTGATATTTATGAAGTAAATCAAGATTCTAATCAAAAGCTTGGTGACTGGATGTTAAAGAATAAGAATGCCGAAATACTGAAAATATACGGTTATTGTGATAGTTTAGGTTCTCACGATTATAATGATAAATTAGCCTTGCACAGGGCAAATTTTGTTCTAAATGCATTGAGAAGTAATGGAATGCTGTTGACTGACAAGCTTGAAGTCAAAGGCTTCGGGAAAAGATTTGAGCAATCAAAAATTCAGGCTGATAATCGCAGAGTTGATATTTATTTTCAGTTGAAAGAAGAAAAGCTTTCCTCTAAAATTACTCAGATGAGAGTAGGGGATAAACTCCGACTGAAAAACCTTAATTTCTACAATCGTTCGGGAGTCGTTCTTCCGAGATCAGAACCGGTCTTGGCTGAATTGCTTGAAATCATGAAGCAAAATCCAAAACTTAAAATTGAAATCCAGGGGCACATCTGCTGTCAGCCCGAAGGGGATGTTGAAGATATTTCCACCCTTCGCTGTAAAACCGTTTATAATTATCTGATAGAAAACGGCATCGAAAAGAATAGGCTTTCATACAAAGGTTTCGGAAGCACAAGACCTTTATATCCAATTCCTGAACGAAACGAATTCGAAAAGGATGAAAACAGAAGGGTCGAAATTCAAATTATAGAAAATTAA
- a CDS encoding glutamine synthetase III — protein sequence MSTFRFHALQKATDRTPVTVDDSDRKSAIFGSNVFNDKAMRQFLTPEAYKAVKNAIENGIKIDRKIAEYIAMGMKEWALSKGVTHYTHWFQPLTGTTAEKHDAFFETSMDGSDPVEKFGGSQLVQQEPDASSFPNGGIRNTFEARGYTAWDPTSPAFIFGTTLCIPTVFISYTGEALDNKTPLLRALHAIDNAATDVAKYFDKNVKKVTPTLGWEQEYFLVDAALANSRPDILATGRTLLGHTSAKGQQLEDHYFGSIPTRVLQYMRDLEKECMLLGIPVKTRHNEVAPNQYELAPIFEETNLAVDHNSLLMDVMQKVAERHHFKVLFHEKPFKGVNGSGKHNNWSLATDTGVNLLSPSKTPMSNLQFLTFFINTIKAVHDYEELMRASIASASNDHRLGANEAPPAIISVFIGQQLTNVLAELEGVSTGKLSPEEKTDLKLNVVGKLPDVLLDNTDRNRTSPFAFTGNKFEFRAVGSTANCAVSMTTLNTIVAKQLKDFKVEVDELIEKKDMKKDDAIFNVLREYIKQTKAILFEGDGYSEAWEKEAKKRGLSNHKTTPKALKAKVSKQAIALFGEMGVMDHVEVESRYEIELEEYTKKIQIEGRVLGDIARNHVIPTSIRYQNTLIENVKGLKEIFGKDFEKIAKEQIGLIKEISEHIEGINSNVEAMTEERKKANALNSSEKMADAYCEKVKPYFDIIRNHCDKLELLVDDEIWTLAKYRELLFVR from the coding sequence ATGTCAACATTTCGTTTCCATGCTTTACAAAAAGCAACAGACAGAACACCCGTAACGGTAGATGATTCGGATAGAAAATCAGCGATTTTCGGAAGTAACGTTTTTAACGATAAGGCAATGCGACAATTTTTGACGCCAGAGGCTTATAAGGCAGTTAAAAATGCTATCGAAAACGGAATTAAAATTGATCGTAAAATTGCAGAATATATTGCAATGGGAATGAAAGAATGGGCACTTTCCAAAGGAGTGACTCATTATACACACTGGTTCCAGCCATTGACAGGAACAACTGCTGAAAAACATGATGCGTTTTTCGAAACATCAATGGACGGAAGCGATCCTGTTGAGAAATTTGGAGGAAGCCAATTGGTGCAACAAGAGCCGGATGCTTCGTCTTTCCCGAATGGAGGAATCAGAAATACATTCGAAGCACGCGGATATACTGCTTGGGATCCAACATCTCCGGCTTTCATCTTCGGAACAACATTATGTATCCCAACAGTTTTCATCTCTTATACAGGTGAGGCTTTAGATAACAAAACACCTTTGTTGAGAGCTTTGCATGCGATTGACAATGCAGCGACTGATGTTGCTAAATATTTTGACAAAAACGTTAAAAAAGTAACCCCTACTTTAGGTTGGGAGCAGGAATATTTCTTGGTTGATGCTGCTTTGGCAAATTCAAGACCTGATATCTTGGCAACCGGAAGAACTTTATTAGGACATACTTCTGCAAAAGGTCAACAATTGGAAGACCACTACTTCGGTTCTATTCCGACTCGCGTATTACAATATATGAGAGATTTGGAAAAAGAATGTATGTTGTTGGGTATTCCGGTGAAAACTCGTCACAACGAGGTAGCTCCAAACCAATACGAATTGGCTCCTATTTTCGAGGAAACAAACTTAGCGGTTGACCATAACTCATTATTGATGGATGTTATGCAAAAAGTAGCAGAGCGTCATCACTTTAAAGTGTTATTCCACGAAAAACCATTCAAAGGAGTTAACGGTTCAGGTAAACACAATAACTGGTCATTGGCTACAGATACAGGTGTAAACTTGTTAAGCCCAAGCAAAACGCCAATGAGCAACTTACAATTCTTGACTTTCTTCATCAATACCATCAAAGCGGTTCATGATTATGAAGAATTGATGAGAGCTTCTATTGCTTCTGCAAGTAACGACCACCGTTTGGGAGCAAACGAGGCGCCACCGGCTATCATCTCTGTTTTCATCGGTCAGCAATTGACAAATGTTTTAGCTGAATTAGAAGGTGTTTCCACTGGAAAACTTTCTCCTGAAGAAAAAACAGATTTGAAATTGAACGTAGTAGGTAAATTACCGGACGTATTGTTGGATAACACCGACAGAAACAGAACGTCTCCATTTGCCTTCACTGGAAATAAATTTGAATTCAGAGCCGTTGGTTCTACTGCAAACTGTGCGGTTTCAATGACGACTTTAAATACGATTGTTGCTAAGCAATTAAAAGATTTCAAAGTTGAGGTTGATGAATTGATCGAGAAAAAAGACATGAAGAAAGACGATGCTATCTTCAATGTTTTAAGAGAGTATATCAAACAAACCAAAGCTATCTTATTTGAAGGCGACGGTTACAGTGAAGCTTGGGAAAAAGAAGCTAAAAAACGCGGATTGAGCAATCACAAAACAACTCCGAAAGCATTGAAAGCAAAAGTATCTAAACAAGCGATTGCTTTGTTCGGTGAGATGGGTGTTATGGATCACGTTGAGGTGGAGTCGCGTTACGAAATCGAATTGGAAGAATATACTAAGAAAATTCAGATAGAAGGACGTGTATTGGGTGATATCGCTCGTAACCACGTAATTCCGACATCAATCCGTTACCAAAATACGTTAATTGAAAACGTAAAAGGATTAAAAGAAATCTTTGGAAAAGACTTTGAAAAAATTGCCAAAGAGCAAATCGGATTAATCAAAGAAATTTCAGAGCATATCGAAGGTATCAATTCAAATGTAGAAGCTATGACAGAAGAGCGTAAAAAAGCTAACGCTTTAAACAGTTCAGAGAAAATGGCCGATGCATATTGTGAAAAAGTAAAACCATATTTCGATATCATCAGAAACCACTGTGATAAATTAGAATTGTTGGTTGACGACGAAATCTGGACCTTGGCTAAATACAGAGAATTGTTATTTGTGAGATAA
- a CDS encoding porin family protein, giving the protein MKKTILLACLLLFSCSINGQVLISLLLGDKLNTGKIEFGLDGGVNFASLRGLDDSKASARFNLGFYFDIKMKNDWMFHTGVIVKSTMGAKDLKPYLLNDPELDSEFANGEVRRNLEYFNVPLMMKKKLPKSFYAEGGFQLGLLYKATDEFTAEVKDKKDLKYKLSIKDNYHPLDAGLLVGLGYRLMGGNGMNLGVRYYYGLVDIEIDDQNSGVFNQSFYITAGIPIGAGKAKENLEKKRERE; this is encoded by the coding sequence ATGAAAAAGACAATACTATTAGCATGCCTCTTATTATTCTCATGTTCCATAAACGGACAAGTGTTAATCTCATTATTGTTAGGAGACAAACTCAACACAGGCAAAATAGAATTCGGGCTTGATGGTGGTGTAAATTTTGCATCGCTGAGGGGACTGGATGATTCCAAAGCAAGCGCTCGCTTCAATCTGGGCTTTTATTTTGACATCAAAATGAAGAATGACTGGATGTTCCACACTGGTGTGATTGTAAAATCAACTATGGGAGCCAAAGACCTCAAACCCTATTTACTTAATGACCCCGAATTAGACAGTGAATTTGCCAATGGGGAAGTCAGACGGAACTTGGAATACTTCAACGTTCCGTTAATGATGAAGAAAAAATTACCCAAAAGTTTTTACGCCGAAGGAGGATTTCAACTGGGCTTACTTTACAAAGCAACAGACGAATTCACAGCAGAGGTAAAAGATAAAAAAGACCTGAAGTACAAATTATCCATTAAAGACAATTATCATCCGCTTGACGCAGGACTTCTCGTCGGATTAGGATATCGCTTAATGGGTGGCAACGGAATGAATTTAGGTGTTCGCTATTACTATGGATTGGTTGACATCGAAATTGATGATCAAAACAGCGGCGTCTTCAACCAAAGCTTTTACATCACTGCAGGTATTCCTATCGGCGCAGGTAAAGCAAAAGAAAATTTAGAAAAAAAAAGAGAAAGAGAATAA
- a CDS encoding methylmalonyl-CoA mutase family protein, with amino-acid sequence MEQVQPYQPKNKVRIVTAASLFDGHDAAINIMRRIIQATGVEVIHLGHDRSVEEVVNTAIQEDANAIAMTSYQGGHNEYFKYMYDLLKEKGAGHIKIFGGGGGVILPSEISELHEYGIERIYSPDDGRALGLQGMINDLVQRSDFPVGEVLNGELSHLESKNPTAIARVISSAENFPEVAKSTLEKIYKINQDSKTPVLGITGTGGAGKSSLVDELVRRFLIDFPEKTIGLISVDPSKRKTGGALLGDRIRMNAINNPRVYMRSLATRQSNLALSKYVQEAIEVLKAAKYDLIVLETSGIGQSDTEIMDHSDVSLYVMTPEFGAATQLEKIDMLDFADLVALNKFDKRGALDAIRDVKKQYQRNHNLWDVDPDKMPVFGTIASQFNDPGMNTLYKSIMDKIVEKTGIDLHSTFEITREMSEKIFVIPPHRTRYLSEISENNRKYDETALSQVDVAQKLYGIFKTVETVSGRVPKIDKSGIVEESLNHSPEKQEFLSLLTKEFDRVKMNLDPYNWEIILTWDEKVNKYKNPVYSFKVRDKEIKIATHTESLSHTQIPKVALPKYQAWGDILRWNLQENVPGEFPFASGLYPFKREGEDPSRMFAGEGGPERTNKRFHYVSAGLPAKRLSTAFDSVTLYGNDPHVRPDIYGKIGNAGVSICCLDDAKKLYSGFDLSHPLTSVSMTINGPAPMLLGFFMNAAIDQNCEKYIKENGLEKEVEAKIKAIYKKKGVERPHYQGELPEGNDGLGLFLLGVTGDEVLPLEVYNDIKVKTLAQVRGTVQADILKEDQAQNTCIFSTEFALRLMGDVQEYFIKENVRNFYSVSISGYHIAEAGANPITQLAFTLANGFTYVEYYLSRGMNINDFGPNLSFFFSNGIDPEYAVIGRVARKIWAKALKNKYGANERAQMLKYHIQTSGRSLHAQEIDFNDIRTTLQALYAIYDNCNSLHTNAYDEAITTPTEESVRRAMAIQLIINKELGLAKNENPIQGSFIIEELTDLVEEAVLAEFDRITERGGVLGAMETMYQRSKIQEESLYYETLKHTGEFPIIGVNTFLSSKGSPTVIPAEVIRATEEEKKYQIVMLGHLHEANKHEVEEQLVIIQDAAINNQNIFEKLMDATKVCSLGQITSALFEVGGQYRRNM; translated from the coding sequence ATGGAACAAGTACAACCATATCAACCAAAAAATAAAGTTAGAATTGTTACTGCGGCTTCGTTGTTTGACGGACATGATGCAGCGATCAATATCATGCGCCGAATCATTCAGGCAACCGGTGTTGAGGTAATTCACCTTGGACATGACAGAAGTGTGGAAGAAGTAGTGAATACTGCTATTCAGGAAGATGCAAATGCTATTGCGATGACTTCTTACCAGGGAGGACACAACGAATATTTTAAGTATATGTATGATTTGCTTAAAGAAAAAGGAGCAGGTCATATCAAGATTTTTGGAGGTGGTGGAGGAGTAATCCTTCCTTCTGAAATTTCCGAATTGCACGAATACGGTATCGAGAGAATTTATTCTCCGGACGATGGCCGTGCATTAGGATTGCAGGGAATGATTAACGATTTGGTACAACGTTCCGATTTTCCGGTAGGAGAGGTGCTTAATGGAGAATTAAGTCATCTGGAAAGTAAAAACCCAACGGCAATTGCCCGCGTAATTTCTTCGGCAGAAAATTTCCCTGAAGTAGCGAAGTCGACTTTGGAAAAAATATACAAAATAAATCAGGACAGCAAAACTCCGGTTTTAGGTATTACAGGAACAGGTGGTGCCGGTAAATCCTCTTTAGTGGATGAGTTGGTACGTCGTTTTCTAATCGATTTCCCTGAAAAAACCATCGGATTAATTTCTGTTGACCCGTCTAAACGTAAAACGGGAGGAGCTCTTTTGGGAGACAGAATCCGTATGAATGCGATTAATAATCCGAGAGTTTACATGCGTTCATTGGCAACACGTCAATCAAACTTGGCATTATCGAAATATGTTCAGGAAGCGATTGAAGTATTGAAAGCAGCCAAATATGATTTAATCGTATTGGAAACTTCAGGAATCGGTCAGTCGGATACGGAAATTATGGACCACTCCGATGTTTCGTTATACGTAATGACGCCTGAGTTCGGTGCTGCAACCCAGTTGGAGAAAATTGACATGTTGGACTTCGCCGATTTGGTAGCTTTAAATAAATTTGACAAGCGAGGTGCTTTGGATGCTATCCGCGATGTGAAAAAACAATACCAGCGCAACCATAATTTATGGGACGTTGATCCTGATAAAATGCCGGTTTTCGGAACAATTGCTTCGCAGTTTAACGATCCGGGAATGAATACGCTTTACAAATCCATCATGGATAAAATTGTAGAGAAAACGGGAATCGATTTGCATTCGACTTTCGAGATTACGCGTGAGATGAGCGAGAAGATTTTCGTGATTCCACCACACAGAACCCGTTATTTATCTGAAATTTCAGAGAACAACCGTAAATATGACGAAACAGCACTTTCTCAAGTGGATGTGGCTCAGAAATTATACGGTATTTTCAAAACAGTGGAAACGGTTTCAGGACGAGTTCCTAAAATTGATAAATCAGGAATTGTTGAAGAATCGTTGAATCACTCACCGGAGAAACAAGAATTCTTATCATTGCTTACCAAAGAATTCGACCGCGTAAAAATGAATTTAGACCCTTACAACTGGGAAATCATTTTAACTTGGGACGAAAAAGTAAACAAATACAAAAACCCGGTTTACTCGTTTAAAGTTCGTGATAAAGAAATTAAAATCGCTACGCATACCGAGAGTTTGTCACACACTCAGATTCCGAAAGTTGCGTTGCCGAAATACCAGGCTTGGGGTGATATCCTGAGATGGAACTTACAGGAAAATGTACCGGGAGAATTCCCGTTTGCTTCAGGATTGTATCCGTTTAAACGTGAAGGAGAAGATCCGTCTCGTATGTTTGCCGGAGAAGGAGGTCCAGAAAGAACCAACAAACGTTTCCACTATGTGAGTGCCGGTTTACCAGCAAAACGTTTGTCAACTGCTTTTGACAGTGTGACGTTATACGGAAATGATCCGCACGTTCGTCCTGATATTTACGGGAAGATTGGTAATGCCGGTGTTTCCATCTGCTGTTTGGACGATGCGAAAAAATTATACTCAGGTTTTGATTTGAGCCATCCACTGACTTCGGTTTCGATGACCATTAACGGTCCGGCGCCAATGTTATTAGGATTCTTCATGAATGCGGCTATCGATCAGAATTGTGAGAAATATATCAAAGAAAACGGTTTAGAGAAAGAAGTTGAGGCTAAAATCAAAGCGATATATAAAAAGAAAGGTGTTGAGCGTCCGCATTACCAAGGGGAATTGCCGGAAGGAAATGATGGATTAGGATTGTTCCTTTTGGGAGTTACCGGAGATGAGGTGTTACCATTGGAAGTTTACAACGACATCAAAGTTAAAACGCTGGCTCAGGTACGTGGTACGGTTCAGGCGGATATCCTAAAAGAAGATCAGGCGCAGAACACTTGTATTTTCTCTACGGAATTCGCGCTTCGATTGATGGGTGACGTTCAGGAATACTTTATTAAGGAGAATGTACGTAACTTCTATTCGGTTTCGATTTCGGGTTACCATATTGCGGAAGCAGGAGCTAATCCTATCACACAGTTGGCATTCACATTGGCTAATGGTTTCACTTACGTGGAATACTACTTAAGCCGAGGCATGAACATCAACGATTTCGGTCCGAACTTATCGTTCTTCTTCTCGAACGGTATCGATCCGGAATATGCTGTAATTGGTCGTGTGGCGCGTAAAATCTGGGCAAAAGCCTTGAAAAACAAATACGGTGCTAACGAAAGAGCGCAAATGTTGAAATACCATATTCAAACATCTGGTCGTTCATTACACGCTCAGGAAATTGATTTTAACGATATCCGAACTACGCTACAGGCGTTATATGCAATTTACGACAACTGTAACTCATTGCATACCAATGCATATGATGAAGCTATTACGACACCAACTGAAGAATCAGTACGTCGCGCTATGGCAATTCAGTTGATTATCAATAAAGAATTAGGATTGGCGAAAAACGAAAATCCAATTCAGGGTTCATTCATCATTGAAGAATTAACGGATTTGGTTGAAGAGGCTGTATTGGCAGAATTCGACAGAATTACCGAAAGAGGTGGAGTACTTGGAGCTATGGAAACGATGTATCAGCGTTCAAAAATCCAGGAGGAAAGTTTGTATTACGAAACATTGAAACATACCGGGGAATTCCCGATTATCGGTGTGAATACATTCTTAAGTTCTAAAGGTTCGCCAACAGTTATTCCTGCAGAGGTTATCCGTGCTACGGAAGAAGAAAAGAAATATCAGATCGTGATGTTAGGGCATCTTCACGAAGCGAATAAACATGAAGTAGAGGAGCAATTGGTTATTATTCAGGATGCTGCAATTAATAATCAGAATATTTTTGAGAAATTAATGGATGCTACCAAAGTTTGTTCATTAGGTCAGATTACTTCGGCCTTGTTTGAAGTAGGAGGTCAGTACAGAAGGAATATGTAA